In a single window of the Cucumis melo cultivar AY chromosome 11, USDA_Cmelo_AY_1.0, whole genome shotgun sequence genome:
- the LOC103498873 gene encoding serine/threonine-protein kinase PBS1, with product MGCFPCFDSREEEKLNPEKESDDGKQDHPMVPPNIAKLPSGIDKLRSKSNGGSKREQQIPTPLVNISAQTFTFRELATATKNFRPECFIGEGGFGRVYKGRLESTGQIVAVKQLDRNGLQGNREFLVEVLMLSLLHHPNLVNLIGYCADGDQRLLVYEFMPLGSLEDHLHEIPPEKEPLDWNTRMKIAAGAARGLEYLHDKANPPVIYRDFKSSNILLDEGYHPKLSDFGLAKLGPVGDKSHVSTRVMGTYGYCAPEYAMTGQLTVKSDVYSFGVVFLELITGRRAIDSTRPQGEQNLVTWARPFFNDRRRFSKLADPQLQGRYPMRGLYQALAVASMCTQEQAAARPLIGDVVTALSYLANQSYDPSSPSGTAAAAGTAAQRGSGDRDERRNRDEKGGGGMVKNEEGGASGRRWPLDGPEKDDSPRETARILNRDLDRERAVAEAKMWGENWREKRRQSTQGSFDGSNG from the exons ATGGGTTGTTTTCCTTGTTTCGATTCGAGGGAGGAGGAGAAGTTGAATCCTGAAAAGGAAAGCGATGATGGTAAGCAAGACCATCCAATGGTTCCACCAAACATTGCCAAGTTGCCTTCTG GAATAGACAAACTTAGATCGAAAAGTAATGGAGGTTCCAAAAGGGAACAGCAGATTCCGACGCCTCTTGTCAATATTTCTGCTCAAACATTCACTTTTCGTGAGCTTGCAACAGCTACGAAGAATTTTAGACCAGAGTGTTTTATTGGGGAAGGAGGATTTGGACGTGTATACAAAGGGCGGCTTGAAAGCACAGGCCAG ATTGTTGCTGTTAAACAGTTGGATAGGAATGGTCTTCAAGGCAACAGAGAATTCCTAGTGGAAGTTCTCATGCTTAGCCTTCTGCATCATCCAAATCTGGTGAATCTGATTGGTTATTGTGCTGATGGGGATCAACGACTTCTTGTGTATGAGTTCATGCCTTTGGGATCATTGGAAGACCACCTTCACG AAATTCCACCTGAGAAGGAACCCCTAGATTGGAACACAAGAATGAAAATAGCTGCTGGTGCAGCCAGAGGTTTAGAGTACTTGCATGACAAGGCCAACCCTCCAGTTATTTATAGAGACTTCAAATCTTCCAATATATTACTTGATGAAGGATACCATCCAAAGCTTTCTGATTTTGGCCTTGCAAAGCTTGGCCCTGTTGGAGATAAATCTCATGTTTCCACCAGGGTCATGGGAACATATGGTTACTGTGCTCCCGAATACGCCATGACTGGACAATTAACTGTCAAATCTGATGTTTATAGTTTCGGTGTTGTCTTCTTAGAGTTGATTACTGGAAGGAGAGCCATTGATAGCACCCGACCCCAAGGAGAACAGAATCTTGTCACATGG GCACGACCGTTTTTTAACGATCGCAGAAGATTCTCGAAATTGGCTGATCCACAGTTGCAGGGGCGGTATCCGATGAGAGGTCTCTACCAGGCTTTAGCTGTGGCATCCATGTGTACCCAAGAACAGGCTGCCGCCCGTCCGCTCATTGGAGATGTGGTTACTGCCCTGTCTTATTTAGCAAATCAATCATACGATCCAAGTTCTCCTTCAGGTACTGCTGCTGCTGCTGGTACTGCCGCTCAGAGAGGTTCTGGTGACCGGGATGAAAGACGGAACAGAGACGAGAAAGGTGGAGGAGGGATGGTAAAGAATGAAGAAGGGGGAGCTTCTGGACGAAGGTGGCCATTGGATGGTCCCGAGAAGGATGACTCCCCAAGGGAGACTGCTAGGATTTTGAATAGGGATTTAGACAGAGAGCGTGCAGTTGCCGAGGCCAAGATGTGGGGAGAAAATTGGCGAGAAAAACGACGGCAGAGCACACAAGGCAGTTTTGATGGCTCTAATGGATAA
- the LOC103498874 gene encoding bidirectional sugar transporter N3 has product MAIFHSPHLLVFTFGLLGNIISFFVYLAPLPTFYRIWQKKSTEGFHALPYLVALFSSALWLCYAFLKTNTFLLITINSFGCVIEFLYFIVFIVFAANSVRMLTIRIFAMMNMGLFGLILVAIHFISNPSNRIDVMGWICVAVSVSVFAAPLSILRQVMTTKSVEFMPFTLSFFLTLSAIMWFAYGLLLNDICIAIPNVVGFILGLLQMVVYAIYRKRKIVIMEEKKQPEPVVLKSIAVSEVFAMKKASGNDAQLKEVIIIKQEAQEDDKLSCDKINT; this is encoded by the exons ATGGCTATCTTTCATAGTCCTCATCTCTTAGTTTTCACATTTGGCCTTCTTG GTAACATCATTTCCTTCTTTGTCTACTTAGCTCCTTT GCCAACGTTTTACCGAATATGGCAAAAGAAGTCCACCGAGGGCTTCCACGCATTGCCGTATCTAGTCGCGCTCTTCAGCTCAGCCCTTTGGCTTTGCTATGCCTTCCTCAAAACCAACACTTTTCTTCTCATCACCATCAACTCCTTTGGTTGTGTCATCGAGTTTCTCTACTTCATCGTTTTCATCGTATTCGCTGCCAACTCGGTCAGG ATGTTGACAATTAGAATATTTGCTATGATGAACATGGGGCTTTTTGGATTGATCCTTGTGGCCATTCACTTCATTTCTAATCCTTCAAATCGTATTGATGTTATGGGGTGGATTTGTGTTGCTGTTTCTGTCTCTGTTTTCGCAGCTCCTTTAAGCATTTTG AGACAAGTGATGACAACAAAAAGTGTTGAGTTTATGCCTTTTACACTCTCATTCTTCCTTACACTAAGTGCCATCATGTGGTTCGCTTATGGTCTTCTCTTGAACGACATATGCATTGCT ATTCCAAATGTGGTAGGATTCATATTGGGGTTACTTCAAATGGTGGTATATGCAATttatagaaaaaggaaaatagtaATAATGGAAGAGAAGAAACAGCCAGAACCAGTAGTTTTAAAAAGCATAGCAGTTTCTGAGGTTTTTGCTATGAAAAAGGCCAGCGGAAATGATGCACAATTAAAGGAAGTCATTATAATAAAGCAAGAAGCTCAAGAAGATGACAAACTTAGCTGTGACAAAATCAATACTTAA